From Poecile atricapillus isolate bPoeAtr1 chromosome Z, bPoeAtr1.hap1, whole genome shotgun sequence, one genomic window encodes:
- the KIAA1958 gene encoding uncharacterized protein KIAA1958 homolog, whose amino-acid sequence MEDCLHTSSENLSKLVSWAHSHGTICSLIPNLKHLLSEGAHGNLTAMWGCSAGHAYHWPLAATCRAGSQERVCFQDSRSFNSDSPSMLGVPSEAQASPLERYPGRPGKAKLDCTRTRDSCDFSYCSEPSELGEPVEEYEDEATLFDMVCESSVTDEDSDFEPHPHRAPTGPRKRPAAAAQAPAQSADEGGGDVLLKKIKQELPEDYYIVANAELTAGADGPALALTQMSKPKPQPAAGPSCLGPTRTVSQPAAGPDPDPQRPCASPPGPPRMATQRPPRGPLASPARGAGGGPVAALQVPASSSNAITTAGKPISIPLSALQLPGQEEPPAAEETLPSIPQLAPGGEVAGSPTVSTEPEVSSSQQQPHAAPTTTPEAAAQLMPDQDERAAELSREQNEKTIRSTQTALRNFREFLISKYPSETREIYVIPCKELDAYLASFFVDARQKDGSEYEPNSLANYQCGLERYLKEHRYGYSITRDKEFKRSQEALKQKQIELRCKGKGNKPHKSMKLTFADELILRKRGLLSRYNPEGLLNLVWLNNTKAFGHCTGFHGSTLKWGDIRLRVTETGLEYLEWMGPDNGDVSTKSKRGGTDSRVYATQHSPQTCPVQDYKEYAQRRPPAMRYEDAPFYLSIKPVVNLAALHWYNCQALGKNKLAKMVKTMCEKGNIPGRKTNFSVYQSCSTLSEAQSNQLVLICNNLSQQAAQSMASHSNTGNFIVSASYDSSSDTA is encoded by the exons ATGGAGGACTGCCTTCACACTTCCTCCGAAAATCTCTCCAAGCTGGTGAGCTGGGCCCACAGCCATGGGACCATCTGCAGCCTCATCCCCAACCTCAAGCACCTGCTTTCCGAGGGGGCCCATGGCAACCTGACAGCCATGTGGGGCTGTAGTGCTGGCCATGCCTACCACTGGCCCCTGGCCGCCACTTGCCGGGCCGGTTCCCAAGAGCGTGTCTGCTTCCAGGACAGCCGCAGCTTCAACTCTGACAGCCCCAGCATGCTGGGGGTGCCATCAGAGGCCCAGGCCAGCCCCCTGGAGCGCTACCCAGGCCGGCCAGGGAAGGCCAAGCTGGATTGCACCCGCACTCGTGACTCCTGCGACTTCTCCTACTGCAGTGAGCCGTCAGAGCTGGGTGAGCCTGTGGAGGAGTATGAGGATGAGGCCACCCTCTTCGACATGGTCTGTGAGTCCTCTGTCACCGACGAGGACAGTGACTTCGAGCCACACCCACACCGTGCTCCCACCGGACCCCGCAAGCGGCCGGCTGCCGCTGCCCAGGCCCCGGCGCAGTCCGCCGATGAGGGCGGCGGTGATGTGCTCCTCAAGAAGATCAAGCAGGAGCTCCCTGAGGACTACTATATAGTGGCCAACGCGGAGCTGACGGCCGGCGCCGATGGGCCGGCCCTGGCCCTGACGCAGATGTCCAAGCCCAAGCCGCAGCCCGCGGCTGGGCCCTCCTGCCTGGGACCCACCAGGACCGTGTCCCAGCCGGCCGCAGGCCCTGACCCCGACCCGCAGCGCCCCTGCGCCTCCCCGCCTGGCCCGCCCCGCATGGCCACGCAGCGGCCACCCCGGGGACCCCTGGCCTCCCCGGCACGGGGGGCAGGCGGTGGGCCTGTGGCTGCCCTGCAGGTGCCAGCCAGCAGCTCCAACGCCATCACCACCGCTGGGAAACCCATCAGCATCCCCCTCTCAGCCTTGCAGCTGCCTGGTCAGGAGGAACCACCGGCTGCTGAGGAGACCCTCCCGTCCATCCCACAGCTGGCCCCGGGTGGTGAGGTGGCCGGCTCGCCCACGGTGAGCACCGAGCCTGAGGTcagctccagccagcagcagccccacgcCGCTcccaccaccacccctgagGCAGCGGCGCAGCTGATGCCAG ACCAGGatgagagagcagcagagctcagcagggagcagaatgaGAAGACCATTCGCAGCACGCAGACAGCTCTTCGCAATTTCCGAGAATTCCTGATTTCGAAGTATCCCTCTGAGACCCGTGAGATCTATGTCATCCCCTGCAAAGAGCTTGATGCCTATCTTGCATCCTTCTTTGTGGATGCCAGACAAAAAGATGGGTCTGAATATGAGCCAAACAGTCTGGCCAACTATCAGTGTGGACTGGAGCGGTATCTCAAAGAGCACAGGTATGGATACAGTATTACAAGGGATAAGGAGTTCAAGAGGTCCCAGGAAGCTTTAAAGCAAAAGCAGATAGAGCTGAGGTGTAAAGGCAAAGGAAACAAGCCACACAAATCCATGAAGCTCACCTTTGCTGATGAGCTTATCCTGCGGAAAAGAGGCTTATTGAGCCGGTACAATCCTGAAGGGCTTCTGAACCTTGTGTGGCTGAACAACACTAAGGCATTTGGACACTGCACGGGTTTCCATGGGTCCACCCTCAAGTGGGGAGACATCCGGCTGCGGGTGACAGAGACTGGGTTGGAGTACCTGGAGTGGATGGGGCCAGACAATGGGGATGTGAGTACCAAGAGCAAGAGAGGCGGGACAGACTCACGGGTGTACGCCACCCAGCACTCCCCGCAGACCTGCCCCGTGCAGGACTACAAGGAGTATGCCCAGCGGCGCCCTCCGGCCATGCGCTATGAGGATGCGCCTTTTTACCTGTCCATCAAACCTGTTGTCAACTTGGCTGCACTTCACTGGTACAATTGCCAAGCCCTGGGGAAAAACAAGCTTGCCAAGATGGTGAAGACCATGTGTGAGAAAGGCAACATCCCTGGCCGCAAGACCAACTTCAGTGTCTaccagagctgcagcacccTCTCAGAAGCTCAGAGCAACCAGCTGGTGCTGATCTGCAATAACTTGAGCCAGCAGGCTGCCCAGTCCATGGCAAGCCACTCCAATACTGGCAACTTCATAGTGTCAGCATCCTATGACTCTTCATCTGACACAGCTTGA